The genomic segment AGAAAGTTAAAAGTCCTTAGACACACACGTGTTTTGAGTGCCAATGTCCGGAGAGTGAACTATCTCGCTTCAGACACTTTCTCAGAAATAAAGTAGAGAAGTTAGGACGACCGGGAGTGGGGTTAGTGGATGAGGCaatatcattttgtttttaacactAGCTGTAGCCTGCAGATTCGTTTCGTAATCTTTCTGGTCTGAGGGGTTAGTGCgaatttgcatttcacttttcACCACTCGTCGTCGGGTCAcaaatggcgcaatgtgattggttcgctgtgtctcacttcgaatcgattcgatggtgaaaaTTGAATACAATACCGCACTAAGCCCACTGAGCGTATTGCCGGTTACATTCACGGCCCGAAGCCAGGGGTCCACTGAAAAAATGAACCaaacatttttgaagattcggctatgGTTCTATGACCAGCCACCTATTACTGATGTCAACTctatttgggaatgctgttgctACCTCTTTGCTGTTAAAGCTTTCTATCCCTGCTCCCGGCCTGGATGCAACACGTACCATGCAAAGATAatagatatagattttttttcatttaactttTCAGTGTGTGAATACTTAAGTGAAAAAAGTCTTTGTctacttattatatagttCAATCTTTACTGGTTTCATACACAACTCACATAGCGACAAACATAGGTTTAACGGCAATaacagaaacaaaaattaagtattttccGTTTTTCTGTAAGCGGAAAAAGaagtacaaaatttttatttctgcgATACCACCTTCGCTCCGTCTACATCCCACACTACTTCAGTATGCGAGCCACGTCGCCCTAACGCCGGACCAGTTCCAATACTTATACCAGTTTAGTACGGAACCCTATTGTATTACACTCGTATTATTCGCACGGCCGAAGGGCAGGTGACCCTACGGAATACTCAATTGAATGAGCATATGTTTAAGGATAGTTCCAATATGATTATTGAATCTGTAactaacaatacaatacacgaaaaatcatttttcataTGTTTCGCTAAACGCTTTCGAAATTGGCAAATCATGTCTCTGTCTTCCCTGTAAAtggacgtgatactgtatgtttatattagtatgaaaatttcaaatagtCTATACAATAAACGTTAAGAAATATAAGAAAACACTAGGATATAAAATATGCCGTGCCTGGAAGGGCAAACGGTAGAACTATATCTCGTATCCACCTATAACTTTGTGACAACACAGTTatcgcaataaatatttttgattttgaaaccACAATTCCCACGGATTGAGAATTTTTAAGTGCAATAAGAAACTACCTATTTGAAATATCATAACATAGCTAAACAAACTTGAAAAAGaaactgaaattattattaaataagtgtttttttttaataaaacaaacaattggAAAGAGCAAAAATCGGTAACAAAAGTTGTAACTGATAACTAACAAAACATGAtgtaaaaataggaaaattgCTTCATTTCTTCTTATAACCCTAAAACCCTAGTGTATTACAacgttcttcttcttcttcttcgccGAGTCGACCGTTCGAATTGCAACTTATTGATCAAAAgagtatgttttttatttatttatctgtatatcGACGGACCATATAGGACGTGTGTGACGTCCAATCAACACCAGAAAAACGAAACGATCGTCGCGACGCAATAGTCTCGGGTTCGAATCCAAACAAATCGCGTCGAAACCCTTTGTCGAGTTTATTGCAGACCTATCGGCCAATGTTAGTCCTCTTGGATCTTGCAGTTGGACactcatataatatttatctttgtaCTTACTTCacttaataaacttaatatatatattaaacaaaatcctctgccaCGTCTCATGGTTTCACGATACACTCAAAAATTAtagcacggattttcatgtgtttAAGAGCCGCTAGttctatattatgtttatatatttatattttttctgaaataatcGTATTGCATCTGAAATAATcatatgttaaataataataatgtgattctaagtttaaatgtataatttattatagttttactagAGCGAAGCCgtggcgggccgctagttttaattaaacgaTCAAACAActtaataagtacatacatttattttactttattcaatatatttttttatttagaatggATACAAAAGGGAACAAGTCTTCACTCGACACGGTAAGCAGTGGGTTCAGTATGAGATTGATTGAAAACTACACCCCTTGATATGTGAAACTGGCTAACGCAACACAAAGACGATACGATTTTCTATTTGAGCCACACcacttattttcaaaaatatcagatttaaaatgtttttaaccaAAACGAATTACTTTTTAGATTCAGGGGTCACTATCTTTTCTCTTTTGTAACATGAGGAGGAGGTAAATTGAGATTCAAGACAAATCAATAATAACTTACCAAAtatcaaaaactattattacatataatattataactatatatatatatatatacaattcaGTAGGtagtagatatatatatatatatatctactaCCTACTGAATTGTGTTTTCATCGATCTTCATGGCAATTCGACCACAAAATAGCTAAAAAGTCAAATCTGATCAGAGAATCGGAAGCAGTCACAAATTCATAATGCAATGCGATTATCTactgaaaaattgtaaattataggttataaatgaaaattatcaaTGGAAGCCTAGTTTAGTTTCACGTATttctttacaatttacattacatttcattttttaccaATAATCTACCTCTCATGGTAGAATCCCTGTTtcgaaacattttaaatagtaggtacccaaatgtacttttattatacCCAAATGtacttttgttataattactgATTtactatatgtacctacaataATGTCACAGTATCAGTTGGAGCACGGGGTCTTATAAGTCCCCGTGGTTCACCCAGGTTTAGAACCTATGTGTAGCACGGGTTCGGACCTTTCTTATTATAAACCCGACTCGCGCTTTACCACTTTTTTATTCCATCTCTGATTGCACAATAACACCATTCCAAGTTTTACGGCGCGGGCGCCAAGCAATTTCCAGATTGAATTTTTATGATTGTAATAgaataaagttataaacaaatgCGTGAAATGAAACTGTAACACAAGGACAGACAGAGGGCGTCATTTAATTatggataatataaatatctctgtaaaagtatatttttatacagaatTATTTACTTGTCTAAATACTGTCAGCCGCACAGGACTAtatcaaatacttaatttctaattaagtaagtagtaACATAGTGTAAGTGCTACTAACCTTTCTATGGATCTTGTGTCtgataataaatgatttttatttattttattttagtcttgTTATGTCTTCTAACTAACTAggtaaataattcaaattttccaCAATCATCGCGAAAAATACCAAACATACTTTATAAAAGATATTAGAATATTGGATTCTTGATTCTTACAAAACTCGAGGCAATATCGAAAGATAACTGTATTGCCagtgattttacaataatattgggAGGTGTGAGCCGAGGGGGGGGGGAGGTTAAGCGGGGGGGGAGTACTGCCGATGTTCATTTCTCAGGTTCGACTTCGGTATTGATATTGCTGGATATTACGCCCGAAAGCTGTCATAGGCTACAGAGGTAAGAAGGGACAGAATTGactataaatgttttaaaattcttaataaaaaatttaacagtTTCTTTTGTATGTCAAGCAGcttcttcaaaattaaaaggttTTTTAGACCTAGCTTCGGGACGTCACAGCTGCAAATGAGAAGAGGTAAACGCTAGGATGAGAGATTTATACCTTACTTTTTCAAGTATTATAACATGacacaataataatacctaataaataaaacgaaatcagctacaatgcatttttttctaacattaaaaaaaaactaaaattgtcAGATCTTACTGACCCCAAAAAACTGACTAAATATAACTGACTGACTCATATTTCGGCCAGTCAGATTGACCTACTCAGAGGCTACTTGAGAGACTCCATTAATTTCATTGTTCTGTTTTGACGCGTCTGATAGAGTTTTCAATCTATGGCACCGTtagtaatatttgtttaatctgCACCCAGCGACATTTCCAGACTGCAGATAATCTAGGTCTATCGTTGACAACGGCTTATCTCAACATAGATTTTATAGGATTAttacctttattttttgtagttcCATTAAATTTGATGTCCCATTCATGGGACGCTAGAtgtaaatctgaaaatatttcgtttttcTCTGATACCATTAGATTGCAGAGTTGTGCTCATTATCATAGACGTTATGCGTATTAATATACTTGTTATTTCGAAACGAAACTATTTTAATGTACTGACTTAAAATTATCGTTTTTCCCGGTGAATTTCAGGAATATGTCTCTTAGGGCATTTTCACACACGCTGTGgaacctacataccaaattgtTGCTTTTTCCGCCCGTAATTTTGCCTGTGGGTTGTTTGTCACTATCATTACTAATATACGAGGTCTAGCCATTGGATACTTAATATACGCCGTTATTTAAACCCactacaatattaaataactgaATAGCCAATCTGTTTATCAAATGAAAGTTTTAAATGGAACGCCAATCACTatcacaaataaacttacctacttaacttaagttaatttaaaaagaaacgctaattttaaagaaaacccCACTACCAATTTCGCTgatgaaaaaacaattactttaGATATGCGCCGCCGCCGGTCCGCTCCGGTGGGAAATTAGCGGTCTACCGACCACCTCCGCGCGCGGGACACATTTGCATGACACCTGGCTTGGAGAAACATCGCATTTAGAGAAACCACTCGgtgaaaaatttgtatttaaaatccGCACAAAGAGTAGATACAGGAAAATTTTCCAAAGAGGGTTTTTTAGGTTTGACATCAGGCAGGCCGGTCGTAAAAAAACAGCCGAATCTAAAAAATGCTAaacgtagttttattttttaaacgtagGTACCCCGATCATTACGACATCACAGCCTAGAATGAAACAAAGAACACGCCCAAATAAAGTGGTACAGATGAGGAAAACTGATGTGTTGCAGTGGTACACACTATAgctttttaatatcattaatctaaaaaaaaagcaaagtcTATTTGTAAGCACAGTTAACGAGGTGTCTGTTAGACACGCGTTAGATAAGTGGATCTGCAGTCAgacaaaaatctaatttcCTGTGTGCGCTGATAAGCAGGGTAGTGTTGTGCTTGCGGTTATTCACTACACGACCACACGGACTTCACCACACGTATGGTCAAATAGTTAGACGcgaataaattacattttgtcattttgtacTCATTATACCAAAGGCAAACCTTGGTACAAAGCTCGTCTGCACAgatcatcaaaatatttgattgaaaaCAACTCaggtactattttttttttacatagctCCAATGGTTCCATAGTGAATAAACGCAAATTTTCAGTTTGGTTAAAATccgtaaaaatagaaattgtttatttttttatatgttacgGCTCATTCCGACACCCAGGTTTACGGCCGGCCGGCTAGACCTAAGTGTGACCGGTCTCAATTGTCTACACCTAGGTGTAAGGTTAATGTAAAAATcaagattatatattataaagtttatcaCAGggacatataaatatttaggttactaatatatagttttattatgtacatttgAAGAAAATTGCGTGCTTGACTCCTGTGGTCGGACAAGTGGCTAGTAATGGATATCTATTAGCCACAGGCGCAGCTTCTTACGTAGGGATGCCACCAGCAGGTTTTTTCCGAtaagaagataaaaataaacgataaTATGGCTTcgatttagaaaataaaaacatattctcAAAACATATACCTAATGAAAGACACTTCTAATCATTGTtagtttataaaacaaaaaacaaattcattacggaatgttaaaaaaatacattagaaACTTATAAcgaagttaatataaaaaagagaaaCTTTATTGAGTAAAACTcagctaaattaaaaaaggaaatgtgaaatacacattatttatttattttttattatatttcctggcaaaattaataaatacatttcaatcttataatgaaaaaaaataaatggtttgaAGCAAaagaatagttattttttttatttaactcttAGGTGCCAGCCCTATCGGGATGTCCTCCATCCATTACAGTGATTTCCGACACTCGGCCTGACGTAGCGCCCTCTTTAAGTAGGATCAAAGAATGTTTTTACCTCTAATAAGGCTTTGCTTTTTAACCGACTGCATCGGAAAGAGGATTACGTTGAagacaaatgatttttttaagaacaCATATGTAGCGTAAACCTCTAAAATGCATTGACATAATGAACCACTACctatcaaatgtcactttaagtgatcaattttatttagtatattttttgttctcattaaagtCTATTTGAaacgctttttgactccaacatTTGTGCCTACTGTCAAGCTCCATATcggaaaaaagtatctgattatAGGATGACAAAAAGCTGAGTTTtaagtgtttattttaatcaaattttaagagaaaaacagtttttttttgttgttttaaaagCATTGTTGATCCATTGATAAAATCGTCTGTTATTGAACCGGATGTTAACctgcccactgctgggcataggccttcCTTACGCCTCCTCTGTCCTCCTCTCCTGTGCCTCTCTCATCCATGTACGACCTGCGACTGTCATAATATAGTCCGCCAATCACATTACAGTCGTGTTCCGAAACTTTcacgcttttatttattatttgtttgtttgtaataactttattgcacgaaaataaatacaataatccaaattaatacaagaaagatacattgtacaatggtgaacttatcccatgtagggatctcttacaggttgactgtaagagctCCCTATAGGGAGAGATATATAGAGAGCCCTATAGAGAGGTGATAGGTTGAGTGGACATGTATACAGCAGGCTCGTCAGAAGTAATTACGTACAACATGAACAGAGAAgactataaattgtaagaaaataaataaatatacttaggaaaagtaaaatctaaataaataaatacataaatatatataacaataacaaaaaatagatacaaatacatattagaaataaaatacaattataaatacatattaatactgtttatttaagtacacataacaaattgcaataaaaacagtacagtattcagaaattagaccttcacattcaattaaaattagatataGAACTGACCGACTGATGAAAGATCGCTAAGCAAGCCGAAGGTGCGATGGTCGTAAGTAGGTTGTAAgacaattacatatatattaagtcGTCATCAGATAGATTAAATGacgaaccttttttatttaatgcagCTGAGTTTCCGACGACGATGCAGTCACGTTTCTTGCCGAACTGGAGAACTAGCCGCGTAAAGTTGTGGTGGTGGAAAGAGTCATTGCAAATCGGCCGacatctatttaatttatcctaAATCACTATTCATGCAGTACTTCTTTACTTCATGTGTCATGACAGGCCACCTACAACACCTacttacttgaaataaaaaactaaatgtttttcttatttccAATGTCCCATTTATCTTTTCCTAAAGCTTATCCCCACCACGCGTGTCGATGGACCGGAAGTAGTAGCGGCAGTATTTACAGCTTCCGGTCCCGGGCGGATAtcaattaataacttttatggTTTCCGGCGCGGACAGGTTCAATTAACAGCACCATAAAAATCTTCACGCCTGATTGGGGACTGAAATGTAGGATTTAGGATGTAGGGTAAGTAGGCATCGGCACAACTGATTTCTATTATTGTTCATGTTGTGTAGCGGACCCTATGCATCGACGCTTTGCAGCTGAGGAAAAAATCGGgaaacatacaataaaacaaaatggttGTAAAAGCACAaccaaatcatcaaaattgatGATTTGGTTGTGCTTTTACAACTCTCGAGGCCCCCAAATCTCGGGGCGTCACAGGTCCGAAGTAACACTGAAtacgcgaggatgagagagaggtaatttttcatttgcaTCCCCAAGGAGGGTCAGGCATACGGCTTGTTCAAGATCAAGATAGTTTACATGGTTGTTATGGATCTCAATTGCTtccaataaaaacattatgaaGAATGAAGCGTGTGTAACACATGCGATACTTTACATCCCGATGTTCCTTCAGTAGCGAATGCCCGATTCGATGCTTgtagtaataataaagaaatatagtaacctataaaagaaaaatgctgtaatttaataaacgtAGCCGGGAGCATCGTTTGAGCCCGCAAATCTACTTACGTCCTCATTGTATTGACTCTATCGTGTCTATGGAGCCGCCATCTTTGGAGgtgacatttaattgtttttaaatcaactAAATAGGCAAAGATATTCGACCCACTCACCATTATTGAGCCCAAcaatttcttcccaaaaacattcaaatttttcgatacaaaatttttgtgtAAACATTGGACTTCACGTAATCTAATATCATTTCTccaatttttaaagatttgcatatgcctcgaacttactttggggttaactcaatatgtgtgattagtccgtatatattttcattatttatttatatatcttgcTTCTTACTTCCGTGACGACTACGCCTCGAGGGCCCGACATAATGACGTCACTGAACGATATCACTCTCCGTTCCTTCcgatttttatctaaaatacaTTCTAACAAGTATCTACGTATCTGATACATTTTGGCAAGCTAAAATGGTGAAAAATGTGAGCAAGGCTTTACCCATCCTTAGtgaaaccaaaaaataaaggTCTTCTAGAAAAAGGatcttttaaaaaactaacaaTACGCCTAACAAAAAAACTCATCGCCTAGCTCATAGTACATGGCTAAGTCCGCTGTTGAACATGTAACGctttacctatataaaaaaaattatatgtaaaattttacttacatcAAACTGCACACAAAATTACGgacataacaaataataaccGTCGCGTCTATCTTTTTGCGACAATCAAAAACTAATAAACGACTGAAGTAAGTTTTGGTTTACAATTTACACGGCCCAAAGCtacagacatattttttacattaactagatgtacttacatgttgcACGTGCACGTGTTTTTGGTCAAAGCTCTAGaatgaccgtgcgaagtgtGGAAAGAGAAATAGCAAAATGGCTTTCTGAGCTCTGACGCTTCATGGAATAAAACGGGAAAACGATCAGACGAGAGCAGTGTAGTTAATGTTCCACCATACTCTAAACTTTTTCATCTTTTCCGTCCTCCTCCAGTAATGGTTGTTGTGGACCGCAGAACATATGTTGCATATGTTTTCATTTACTTTTGGATCGTGAAATGAATAGTACGACTTCCACCAAAAGTACTGAAGATACTTTTCCGGTTTTCGTATTAGATTCACCATTATTTTGGCTAGTTGCTTCGGGGATAGCTTCATCGCGTTCAAATATGATTCCGGAGGTAGAAACctgaaatacattattattatacaaataaattaaatgcttTGGATGAGTAGATATACCTCTCTCTTTTATCTCTGCGTGTTCCCGGTCGCTTTCGGAGTTGTGACGCTGCGAAGCTCGGGTCAGCGTAAAGAATAACGTTACAATTTTgtagattcggctgtgattttacaaccggtcgcctgcctgacgtcaagcctccttgggaatgctattattgtctacagaaacagttatttattttatatgtgttattttagAGAAAGTTTACAACTAGCGCCTATACCTAAATGGAAAAGTAAGATTGAATTGGTATTGGCATGAAGATGAGGAGAGAAAACGAACATTAACGAAAATAATGTTGAACATGAAAGGTTGCTGGTGGCTTACAGAAGAAAAGGAAGATCAAGAAAGAGATTGATAGACTGTGTGATCCCTCACACAGTCCCTCCATCTCTTCAGCGTAAGAAGTAGTCAGGAGTAGACATGAGTATGCTGCTCTAAACTTATGGAGAGATAAGACATAATACGGAGGCCCcaaatgatggaaaatggtagGAAAAATGATGATGTGAACTTAAAACATACAACACGTAAAGGccttcaccactttctgataaatgTATCATactgtaatctgacagataattTCACCGCTAGATAATTCTGCTCAATGTGATTGGCTAGATAGGCCTATCTAACACTTGCGAAACATGATTTTTAACATATGCTATCAGATGCTATATCAGCAAGTGGTGAAACAGACCATTACTAATGATTGAACTATCAGTTACCTAGTGTAGTCAGCTCCGCCGTACACAACAGGTACCAAACTATTCTTCAGGggtatcaataaattatcgCTAACATAATCAACGTCCAGCACACTCTcgtaaactaaataataataataattcttcttCCACTTTTCGTAGCATTCAgacatatttgttttacatttaaaatacccGCACGGGCCCCACACATCAATCGCATAACCCAACTGAATAAGTTCTTTTTGCAATCTCtctaacatatattttcttggaCTTAACGATTTACACTCGGACATATAAATTACAGCTGCCTGCTTcttatcattaaatttaatatcttgAACAAAGGATGGATTATAGTTTTTTGGTTTTTCCCAATTGATATGTATGTTCGGACCAATGTCAACATTATATTCATCCCTTACTAGTATATGGGGAAGAGGAAGATCAGAATCAAGTTTGTAAGTCGCCGTACCATTAAAGAACCCATCAAATTCTGCGTCGTTAACAGGACACGAGGCACTGCTGTTCATGTTGAAGTAAATGTATTTCTGGAACCGAGCTCTGTTTTCAggtaaaaattctttatccaTGTTGCTTCCCGTAAATGCTATGACGTCGAAATCTCTTACGTCATTGAAAAAACTAACGTTAGATGTGACGTAACATTTCGTGATGGGACATCGTAGCCTCTCAAAATCACGTCGCCCTTGCTTCATAACAGAAAAAGGAAGTGATGTCATTGCGGACCAAACTAATATGAACTTCAGGTCACGTTTTCTTCTGTAATGTATCTTCTGCCGCGTATGTCTATCACTAATTCTTAAATCGATCATACCTTTAGCATAATATATATCAGGCAATTTCTTGTTGTCCATTGGTGCAAACTTGTAGTCCGTATCAGCAGAGGAATTAGTCCAAATGAAgaacattattgaaaatatgcaGATGATCATAAAACATTCGTATGTGATATACAGTGCTTTACAGTTTCCTAATTTtaacattgtataattttcaatacatCAAATTAGATTAGactaacaacaaaattatcgtaataattataacgaCCACACAATATGTTCCAGCAGTTTTGTTTAGCGACtattaattcattatatatatgtaatgtgtCGTGCTGTTTGATATAATCATAACTACTcataaaatcaacaataaaaattaattaattacctatacaTTATTGGAAGGCTAATAATCCAATTTATTATTCCGATATTTCTATTGACAATGTTACTAGTTATGCCCAGCGATACAGCTCTTTTGGGAGTTTCAGGCAGCTGTAGATTCCTCATGAATATCGCATTCTGTCGCTGaatgtaaaagttgatggagGGAAAATTGGATTCTGAATGTCGCCCGCAGTAAGTAAAAAACACAAACACGTTTGTgttttttacttacttattttgaaaaaaataatagtttatctatgtaattattgaaaaaaggTTGGTACTACATGCGCATGAAAATGCAATACAAAAAAGCGCACGCCCACTTACATTCGAACACACCGACATAACCTTTACTGATAAGGCGAAACATTGAAAGGTCAACCGTTTTATGTCACTCCGTTTCGTTTGTTATTCAACTACGGAACCCTGGGTGTGCCAAGCTATATTTTACCCATACACCAAACTAATCAAATTCCATACATTCGTCGCtagttatagataaaataaaataagaagtaatttcaatttttgttataagaaacgttatttaaaaaaatatatatttaatgaaaaataaatctagaaCTTGAGTGTCATTTAACAGAGGAATCTATAGAACTAAATTTATGAATagactaattttattattatttatattaatattcaaaacgATGTATATTCCACCATTTCCTAAAATTGTGATAAGTTTTGACTGGAGACCACTTATTAATTTCTGCACAGAAGTTGCATATGTTATCTTTTAACAACGGATCGTGGTATGTATAGTGCTTCTTCCACCATAAATACTGCATATATTTGTCAT from the Plodia interpunctella isolate USDA-ARS_2022_Savannah chromosome 20, ilPloInte3.2, whole genome shotgun sequence genome contains:
- the LOC128678809 gene encoding alpha-(1,3)-fucosyltransferase C-like, producing the protein MLKLGNCKALYITYECFMIICIFSIMFFIWTNSSADTDYKFAPMDNKKLPDIYYAKGMIDLRISDRHTRQKIHYRRKRDLKFILVWSAMTSLPFSVMKQGRRDFERLRCPITKCYVTSNVSFFNDVRDFDVIAFTGSNMDKEFLPENRARFQKYIYFNMNSSASCPVNDAEFDGFFNGTATYKLDSDLPLPHILVRDEYNVDIGPNIHINWEKPKNYNPSFVQDIKFNDKKQAAVIYMSECKSLSPRKYMLERLQKELIQLGYAIDVWGPCGYFKCKTNMSECYEKWKKNYYYYLVYESVLDVDYVSDNLLIPLKNSLVPVVYGGADYTRFLPPESYLNAMKLSPKQLAKIMVNLIRKPEKYLQYFWWKSYYSFHDPKVNENICNICSAVHNNHYWRRTEKMKKFRVWWNINYTALV